Proteins from a genomic interval of Natronorubrum sediminis:
- a CDS encoding iron-containing alcohol dehydrogenase family protein — MAANYRFAYDPGTIVYGRNSVARIEDELERIGAERALIVCGSTVGATDSVIDPVVDGIGDRLAGVFDETTPDKRLTTVFDGVDRMNADDVDALVSLGGGSSLDIAKVMSVVSAGDRSEEGVRSTFERQRTIPMPEEEVVPIVAVPTTLAGSDLSAVAGITARESGFTRGALIGRRLMPEALCYDPALFETTPHEILCASAMNGFDKAVESLYAHNATPITDGTAVRSLRLLGRGLPRLGQGDRSEETLHDSIVGTVLAQYGALGGENVTASVIHSFGHGISRGYAIQQGGAHGIIAPHALRYVFDNVYGRRDLLAEGFDVGPADDPDATAAAVIDAVETVRNALDLPTGLREIDDMSESDLSEIATDVADDVMMTNAPDGLEPTADELEAVLRKAW, encoded by the coding sequence ATGGCAGCTAACTACCGATTCGCGTACGATCCGGGGACGATCGTCTACGGCCGGAACAGCGTCGCACGAATTGAGGACGAACTCGAGCGTATCGGCGCCGAGCGGGCGTTGATCGTCTGCGGATCGACCGTCGGTGCGACCGACTCGGTGATCGATCCGGTCGTCGACGGGATCGGCGATAGGCTCGCGGGCGTGTTCGACGAGACGACTCCGGACAAGCGATTGACGACCGTCTTCGACGGCGTCGATCGGATGAACGCGGACGATGTCGACGCGCTCGTGAGTCTCGGCGGTGGAAGCAGTTTGGATATCGCGAAAGTGATGAGCGTCGTTTCGGCCGGCGACCGGTCGGAGGAAGGTGTTCGATCGACGTTCGAACGTCAGCGAACGATTCCGATGCCGGAGGAAGAGGTAGTTCCGATCGTCGCGGTACCGACGACACTTGCCGGTTCGGACCTCTCCGCCGTTGCTGGGATCACCGCCCGCGAGTCGGGGTTCACTCGCGGTGCCCTCATCGGTAGACGGTTGATGCCCGAAGCGCTGTGTTACGATCCGGCGCTCTTCGAGACGACGCCGCACGAGATTCTCTGTGCGTCGGCTATGAACGGCTTCGACAAGGCGGTCGAGTCGTTGTACGCGCATAATGCGACGCCGATAACGGACGGAACGGCGGTTCGGAGTCTCCGATTGCTCGGTCGAGGGCTACCGCGCCTCGGACAGGGCGACCGCAGCGAAGAGACGCTACACGACTCGATCGTCGGCACCGTGTTGGCCCAATACGGCGCCTTGGGCGGCGAGAACGTCACCGCGTCGGTCATTCACTCGTTCGGTCACGGAATTTCTCGAGGGTACGCCATCCAACAGGGTGGCGCTCACGGCATTATCGCGCCCCACGCGCTTCGGTACGTCTTCGACAACGTCTACGGTCGCAGAGACCTGCTGGCTGAAGGGTTCGATGTCGGTCCGGCCGACGATCCGGACGCGACTGCCGCCGCCGTCATCGATGCCGTCGAAACGGTCCGGAACGCTCTCGACCTTCCCACGGGGCTTCGCGAAATCGACGACATGTCCGAATCGGACCTGTCGGAAATCGCGACCGACGTCGCAGACGACGTGATGATGACGAACGCGCCCGACGGACTCGAACCGACCGCGGACGAACTCGAGGCGGTCCTCCGAAAGGCGTGGTAA